In the Struthio camelus isolate bStrCam1 chromosome 16, bStrCam1.hap1, whole genome shotgun sequence genome, gcatccgccgacctcgctcagcaggctggaaagccagggtcgggttgggggcaaggtgaggggcaggagtagggctcctgcaaaacctgggcaggcagcacgacctgggacagggagcctggccgagcgtgcacgctacacgaagcctgccgaggtgatggtcatgctgaggcaggaaggctcactgtgtacaaccaggagctgaggcccaagagcctgcgggcgctggccctggtcaggcagccaggctgaggcctccagctgcatttcccatgctccaaggctgtgctcgagcctcccacctggagggctgtggaagcatgccggggactgctcgggagtgagaggtgtgactgagtgttttctgcaggcaacgagggcactgtgtgagatcatccgggagcccgtctgcccagaggcggtgaaggcgtttttcccccagctcttcctggcgctgctcttgcagatggtcttcacagcagagttcagccaccaggaagcaaatatcttcttgagggaatgccaacgggatgagtcccgtcccaccagccacgtcaggtgctcgatcccgctcgccctgtctctgcgctgcacctggaggcagggccgggctgccagtgtgacctgggctttgctctgcatgcaggtgcgccgtgcaggccatgaaaagtctgctgcgctgcgcccactatgagaccgtagccgtggctgttgagaggaagggcggctgggacctatttctgcatgcggacacctcgcagaagggagtggtggtgctggccaggtagagccctttccggcctgctctggcccagcacctcttccctggctgtggggtgtgcctccccatgtgcttcttggtgggggagggggaacgccacttctccaagaaagaggctgcagcctcagcccttgtggcaagggctcgcccagcagaagggccctgggagctgccatgctgcccagcttggagagctgctgggggagcaggtggtgttaggagctgtgggagagggtcgtgcgcaggagaacctggggagggcccaggggcacaggaatccaaagcgggcaggagaggggatgtgtgggcaggccatgccgcctgggcaggaaggctgtttctccggtctcccaccaaaaggaacgtaatgatgcctgacgctgactttctaatggcaaggtgtggtagggcaagagcagtgctccatgagcaaatgccgctggctgcaggagctgtgtgccaagcagagcgatgccagaggaggtttgcctgctcggctgaggcccaacactgccttcttgcctctgacagagcaatgagaggggctgccagtcacctgcgtcgctggatcttccgccagctggcaaggctgctgaggagggaggaccagtttcatcagctgcccgtcatggctttctttgtcgaggtgggcctcatggcaagcagtgcctctctggaggggcctctaaatgctgtgctcgcttgtgcacatgcgtgtggggtgatgctggtgaatggagctggggcaatgcatacgctcctggtagtagccccggccttggctcgtttctgctgggcgaccactcgtaagcacttgtatttcgtgcctgctttgtggcagctgtctgtgttcaattgctcctccaagggatgagaacaagaggctgcggagggttcaggggacgggaggaggaggcgagcagtgtgtgcagtgtgccgtgaggcgcggggctgggagcagggcccaggggtgtctgcacaatgcctgctgtgtttgggctgagctttgtgagggcctggtgcccttgccctggatggtgggtgggatggagagctgcacgctgcgggcagtgctgccggctgtgccagtctttcagtgctgtgtccatttcagctgctggaatgccctgaccttgccgacatggatgaggaggtcctgccactcgtccagggttatgcgcagagtgagagcctggagatgcgcagactggcgttcagaggcctcgtggccctgttgaatagacccaagatggtgaggaggggggcaggcgggtgaagccatgctggcagcctggggcttgacaggagacactgggtcagagagtggcttggacttggctggcaatccggaggtgtggtagctgctcccaagtctctgctgccccattcatctgccccgagtgtcatgccaggcccttggccgtgctgcacaaggagaaaggcaccagtgcccagcgggaagatctgggagagggacaatgagctggagcacagggccgggctaaggcagccagctgctcctgggccttgaggcagcagctttgctccctacagaggccagtgcatgctgagggcccccttggagatctgtgccctgcactgcagcctctgtgcccaaggcctgcgtgtgtgcagagccctggccctggccactgagccctgatgggaaaagagcaggcagagcacttttgggcgggcggggcgggggggtgtctggccttgcttcccacaaagaaagttgtgtgtttcccacagaaaaggagaatgcagagcctgctcccagacagcatggagtggctgcaggatgcttgcagggaagtgcgtgtgggaagcctgatgctgctgagaaacatcctcagctacctggaacagaagggctccaacccgattgttctgcagctggccgagaagcttctgcctcgctttgatgacgtaaggctgatgggagagccggggctctgctggtgtgtccgggggtccgtatgcgtggtctgggtgctgtgtgcccctctgcatacgtgcctgttggcacgtccccgcacaggccctgctgtatgtcaggaaaccttttgccctgtggttctcagcccatgccctgtgctggccttggtgtccagggctgtgggagtagagcaaaccagccccctgtctgctctcggctgctgcgtctcgtgcttgactgcgtgcggcgcttgccgtggcctggggcagcgatgagcagagaggtaggagcaggctagagagcgagggagaggccgtgccgcagggctgtccctttctgtcctcttgttgtgtgcgggggccctgatggaggcctcgggaaatccaagaagctccctccagagggagagggagacagagcccagggaggcttgtcgtgctgctgccgacaaccctcattgtccaggctgcctcagcagaggcttgtcctcagctccgacctctggccgggctgggggacagttgtgcccggagaggacgaggccttgccacggcaaacgctcttgtcgggccccgttcctggagtcgttgctgaggcctcccctcctctcctccctgcctgcaggaagacagcagagtgcgagagctctccatgctcctcttcaaagacctgctggagattgtggtggggaagaacaaacggaacctgaagcagcatgcacagaggagcctggtgccgctcttcctccacatgagtgacaaggtgcagagagtggcccaggtagggagcagtgttttggggaagcaatgctgacatgccgtgggtggaggtgagcagcaaggcaagggctgctgccaagtgtgccttggaacgcatggcagcatgaggtgcagcttcctgtgtgccgaaggacaaggcagagctgcctctgccttcagggagggccagacctagtggcacgctgcgtcgtgccatttggggctgggaaaggctgggagccttgccaagacgagggggacccagggtgtcctgccgtggctgcggtggcatctcctggtctctgttgctctgcaggcctctcaggaagccctggtgagcgctgcacagttcctcaagtgggaggagctcaagcagctggccagaagagcggagacatggaagatcggggagtgcgtggtaaggacgtggccaaagcccccggggccgcggcgggatgaggcctgccgccatggccagtgggcagggtgcacagctgtgcccctcacgcactgctgcagcccagagccctctactctaagtgcccgctggggtgctgaaggggcccctggcctggctgggccttggcagaagcatggcggggatctcagcacccgcaggccccgctctgccctctgctccctctgaacctggctaccagccagcttctagctgggaggcgtggacaggaaggaagaggaggccagagctgggaggagggacaggcctggccttctggggaggctcggtgccaaccccctgtccttgtgctgtctgcagctgctgagggacaggagcagagcggagcaacacctgcgccagagcctgccttacctggagaacccggacgcatccttgcgggaggcagctgtgaggttcattggtgagccacaagcccagggccatgcctgcccacccagacgggcacacaggagggtcttcagtccctcccaccgtccctgggtcctgcaccgtggggacggggctggggccagccttgcccaaggggagcaggctgcatggccaagctggcaaggccagatgggagctgtgctgctgggggcttgctggggagtatgaggggtgagcggaggtgtttgcctagggctcatcgggcagcaagtgaagaagcggaggaaggagaaggtgcaggagctgtgcactggtgagtgagagcagcgctgtgtcaggcagccctggcagggaggagggaggaggctgggaagtgagctgcagttcactggcctgccccaggtgaggaaggctctgtgtccctatgtgggggagagcagggggtatttggggcgcatctggggcttggccgacctgcaagtgccagctgatccatttgtcctacctgctgcctcctccgcatgggaagagctgagtggggctggccctgcctggggggggattcctgggatctctgcaaaggtgggagtctgttctcagctcggtgcctttctctcgcagccctccagcccctggaaaatgatgcggaacctttagtccgttgcctggtgtcacagaccatcatgaacctgagggtgccaaggagaacatcaagattccacctcggagcactgtgtccctggctcccgagagcatgggcgaggtggcaccctcccgccaggacgtgactctgtttgagcagagctgacgcagctgtgccaatgccatggtgctgcacaccacggacacacacacgcaagtgtgctggaaggtctggctcattgctggcatctcccgcagccccaggacagctcgactcctcaagcacagcccctgttgtgctaccgcttcatggctttgttgggcttcccgcaaagatacagccccgtttcctcagccggagtgagtgttctttttttagggagccaaaggcaaggggcaaaacttgctgcctgcatgaatctggcttgtcctgggggggacggggtgtccactcgttccaatatgccaggccagcgtagagcggcctgacacactttggttttgctgcaaagcgtcaactgctctgctggcccacaatagccaagggaaagggggagaaaagctttggcctcccctgccctctccagtcaccgcagggcaagagcaggcccctgctgtcttcagggcttgcatctcaggtggaagggcagagctggggtatgacatgcagctctgtttctatcgccactgcctaccctgcgcatgcaggcctcaaggccgaaccgtccatgaactccagaatcattgctgagcatgtaacggccaaacccattaaaagcagctaataaagatacacagctagctcatggggctaaaaagtagactgcaggggacaagatgggatgcacgtgggttggggttgacctcggaggagataagggactgtgggaaacaaggacatggcaaccagtgtgggctgaaggccaagaccaaccagaaggagagtaaagaagactcagtaaagaagattgggggagaccttccctggcaggtgggaaataaaactgtaaagggtctaattaggccagaattcctttgttcaaggtccctccctggaggcacccagctccagcagttactatgctgcaccatcatttcaagaaataaaattttgctgctagatgtgcgtgaggctctgcttcttggaaacctaggatcaaagtgtttgcacagcactttggcaccccagatggcagtgtagccaaccaccattgcaccctcttggctccaaacatccaaatttagaaaaggaaaaggaacaaaaaggagaaaaaagccgttacagtcaaatcgatccctagctagttagctgtccctttatgtcaggatgattgtccatcttacaattaatgtgggggttaacccaaggaaggatccttcgattctaagaaatgagctctgctacagcttatattggaagatgaaaagcctcactgaatggattattggtatgtgtggggataattggatgtgggaccggcgagatccaaggaggacaaacggcaccctctgtaaaactactcttgctgcagcagatataggtgtcccaaataacgccccaggagctactgctccgccttacactcctccggtggcgcctcctgaagatctgtctatctgtccctctcctcctcttactcagacttcccctcctcccgtggcaggcctccatcctatggttgctaatgttttacctaatgcagcaacactacaagcgagtgcagcgggggcggggggggggagctaacccccctcacgtggtactgcatgtatttactagccaaccctggagtccgagtgactgagcattgtgggcaagcaaaatgcccaggttgagggaggatgcggaaaggagcgctcagctgttttctaatagatatgcactgggtataatccaaactggcgggatacccaagtactcttgagagagttgttctgaccaaactggcgggatacccaagtgctcttgagagagttgttctgaccaaacgagcgagatgataaaatagttaataaagaggcaaagtttgtacaacagactgggggaaacacaaatcgttagccagcaaacgatccagattgggattacaataacgcaggggacagagtcgcttgccagacaggactccggaactcggtagaagctattagagcatgtagcaaactaggagtggattggactagagtgcaggagcgtagacagagcttggacaaagaggccagggattttgggggacgactagggcaagccttgttgaactatgggggaaggactttccagaattggaatgatgcactagccattagtgtctttgtccatcaggccgctccggatagcccaaaagagttgaaggagcacatgccagggtggcaaggagaaacttcacaaaggattttaagcgtggcagtattggtctatgacgggcgagaggagaaacagcaagggaagcaagcaaaggaacggaaaaaggaaaaccaagaagaggctaatctcttagcagcagcttcagcacggaacttgcaaattagaggaaggggtagaggaagagacagaggaggcccgaggaaggctagggcaatgccaagggcaaggacgagaaggggacaggagaagacgggcagacagtgagggaccggaatgttatttctgtggcaatgtaggacgtatgcagagagaatgtctcctttgtccaagaaggcccccaggagtaaggagcccccaggcaagcggatcagcttgggagggtggacagtattcacagtgactagagacaggggaatccagaaactctgaggagagagaaatgtttagcatattgtgtacatcttcgagatgctgtctcttagggagatacctgctttttcaagagctgcagacaaacttccaaaagagcagtaccatcttcatgtttgcttaacagaaggattatcctatgtgtacatcttcgagatgctgtctcttagggagatacctgctttttcaagagctgcagacaaacttccaaaagagcagtaccatcttcatgtttgcttaacagaaggattatcctaattaaggcgggcttatctccttcagtgttctgccttcaataactaaaaatggtaacataacttcttgtttgtcataatgcactattgggaacgggattacaatcgaaaaagaggaatgcctatactttgtgcttcacgaattagtgcccggctgcaaaagcacagctgcatctcagttcttaagtctccaaaccaaatccgtgcagtaaggctttcttaacaacccagcaacacctgggcgccttttcattagattatttaatctaaggtaaacttcacaaaaaaaaaaaaaaaaggggagaaaaagtgcctcacattctcctctatgatgtgcacaaatactctaccccaatatatgtatccagcaggtgtgctcatagaaaccaagggaggactgttggagaaggaaattgtagccgatttagcttccgcttcgcataagtctcactcttgcttagcatcagtgcctaaagtagatgaagcctgcaggcctcaaggctgaactgtccttgaactccagaaactttgtgaaggatgtgacgttgccaatgttgtaactgccaaaccagttaaaactagctgacaaagatacaaaactagctcatgaggctacaaagtagactgcaggagacaagatgggatgcacgtgggttgggcttgaccttggaggagataagggcctgggagaaacaaggacatggcatccagcctgggctgtaggccaggagctgtcagaaggagagagacaccaatcagaaggggagagaccactgactcagtaaagaagattggaggaggccttcactggccggtgggaaaataaaactgtaaggggtctaattaccccagaatttctttgtccggtgtccttctccagaggcacccacttcgagctgtttctatgctgtaaaatcatttaaataagtaattattttatttaaaataatgccctgaagcctgcaggccgaagcttttaccgaacctgtgggctgctgctgacgcaacaactgcagaagcagccagaatcagccctccaacatacagaacacaatggacagaggtcacggttagcctccggataagataaggcactttgaagcaggaacacagcaaccgtcctgggatgtagacacaatctatttacaaggaaagagaccagcaactcaggaaagaagactggaagagactgtcactggcaggagtataattagcccagaatgtctttgttctgggtccctctttggaggcacccagctccagctgaaacaaacgatcgtataagagtctgactctgccttagtggtgaatgcctgcggacctttataacacacccatctcggaaggactgtcattgagctccatggcttgagagataaagtagcccctgtagccactagaaaggttacttgctttccagcaactttcctggttatgcggccctgactagccaaagggattgcatccaaaaacatacatacacatcgaatacaagcacaaggatattcctcctcaactagtcattcatcagttcggcctacatcttgattttctcccaaaggaggattcacccctgactgtggctgaattcgtgcacagcctgggcactcacgctgcatatgtcctcacttcccacaataataaccctcccaagaacctaacccaggtgcagaagttaatggaattccccttcctcccctcatgactccttgtcctactgccatcccacccgtccaccatccagaaaaagagccacaaccttgtttaatcacaacctcatgggcagagaggaaccttctcaagttcaacaaaggcaagtgcagggtcctgcacctagggaggaagaactccatggcccaggacaggctgggggttgacctgctggaaagagggtacaagagagacatggccctactggagagagtccggcggagggctacaaagatgatgaggggactgcagcatgtctcctgtgaagaaaggctgcgagagctcggcctgtagagcctggagaagacaagactgagaggggatctcagtagagcccagtgacaggacaagaggcaacgggcacaaactgaaccacaggcagttccatgtgcacaggaggaaaaacttctgggctgggagggtgacggagcactggcacaggttgcccagaggggctgtgcagtctccttccctggagatactcaaaagccctctgggtggggtcctgggcaatgtgctctggaggaccctgcttgagcaggggggttggactagatgatctccagaggtccattccaacctcagccgtcctgtgattggtgattctccaggaccttgacagtgttttcaaaggaatttgtgcagctactgacacaaacccctcatctaggggacttcctcttgtagacatggccccaccctaggtttccgaggagcagagtctcatgcacatataggagcagaattaattatttctttgacatgaattacaagaataaatgacagtacaggaagtaacagctggagctggctgcctccacgcagggaccctgaacaaagacattctgggctaatcagaccctttgcagtcttatttccccacctgccagtgacagtctcctccagtct is a window encoding:
- the LOC138061245 gene encoding maestro heat-like repeat-containing protein family member 7 — encoded protein: MQSLLPDSMEWLQDACREVRVGSLMLLRNILSYLEQKGSNPIVLQLAEKLLPRFDDEDSRVRELSMLLFKDLLEIVVGKNKRNLKQHAQRSLVPLFLHMSDKVQRVAQASQEALVSAAQFLKWEELKQLARRAETWKIGECVLLRDRSRAEQHLRQSLPYLENPDASLREAAVRFIALQPLENDAEPLVRCLVSQTIMNLRVPRRTSRFHLGALCPWLPRAWARWHPPART